Genomic segment of Primulina tabacum isolate GXHZ01 chromosome 11, ASM2559414v2, whole genome shotgun sequence:
tactaagataaaattacttaaaaatataaaatatactaaaataaaattaatttacatttaaaaaatatacgCAAATAAAATTACTTTAAATTTTACTTTAGTAAATTTGATTAGTTACATTTTGatgataaaaattataatatttgttatataatgattttttgtttgcaagatggctgaTTTTTTGTTTCCGGAATATTTGTTATATAATGATTTTTTGTTTGCATGATTACTTAATTTGAATATATTTCGTTAGATTTGTGTGAATATATGTAGTTggacttgatatatatataaattatagttaatttattacttaattatgTGTACATGattatattttctaaaatataatataaatattatatcatcTGAATTGACTCAACGACTTTTATTAATAATAGTTTGGCTCAAATATTAATtcaactataaatttatattatataattgttaaaaacatattcaaacattcctgaaaaagaaaaaaaaaacaaccaaTTTTTTTCTACTTATATTTTtgtgcatttaaataaatatatacattattatatatttggtttatgattttaaaatgcaaATCAGTTACACTTTCTTCTTGATACAATTTGTcaatttctttattttaaaGTGCAAATCAGTAAATCCTATGAACAATGGCTCCAAAACTCGAAATTGGTTGGGAGTTTGGTAAATCCATCGGAGGTGATAGAAAGACAATACAATGCAAACTTTGTGGAAAAATTATAACTGGTGAAATTACAAGATTAAAGCAACATATTGCTCATGTTGCTGGAAATGTTGAGTCATGCACTAAAGCTCCAAAAGAAATATCATTGATGTTCCGGAAACATCTTCAAGATACTAAGAACGAGAGAAATTTAatcaaaaagaagaaagaaattgCTATTAATGCAATTCAACAGAGCATACAtggactcgattattgcagtgACAGTGGAGATGATGATAAATTTGATAATACCTATGAAAAAACTTTACAAGATACGGAAAATAGGGCACTGCGAAAAGCAATGAAAGAAAGTCGTAGAACAAGAGCATTTGAGGAAGATATGCAAAACCGATATGGTTCAggtaaataaatatttcatttttatagTTGATGCATATCCGATATGGTTCAAAATTATTGTATCATTTTAAAAACTTAATTTTAATGGAGTAATATAAAAATTCTGATtagattatattatttaatttcagGAAATGTTGGTGGTAGTTCATCATCACCAAGTGCAAATCCCAATTTAAGAAAACAGATGACTCGTAGCTTTAGCGTAAGAGAGGGAGCTCAGTTACCATCGAAAGAGATTGATTCTTACATGTTTTCATCAAAACGAAAGAGTATAAAAAATTGGTTTGCTCCTGAAAAGGTCAAAGATGTTGGGAAGGCTATTTCAAAATGGTTTATATACAATGCAATTCCATTTCATGCAGCAGATAGTGGTCCATACTACCAAGCAATGATTAATACCATCGCAGATGTTGGACCTGGAGTACAAGGTCCTTCGGGACGTCAAATAGGTGGTGTTTTCCTGGAAGAGGAGGTAGAAGATATCACTATATATTTGAATACATTAAAATCCAAATGGCCAAAATATGGACGTACAATAATGTGTGATGGTTGGAGCACACGCAACAAGCATCCTATcattaattttatgatatactGCGATCGCAACATGATATTTCATAGTTCAGTGGATTgcacaaacaaaagaaagacaGCCGATTTTATATTATCTCTTTTGAATAATGTTATTGACGATATTGGAGAAGAAAATGTTGTACATGTGGTTACAGATAGTGAAAGTGCAAACAAAGCTGCTGGACAAAAATTGATGATTGAAAGACCTCACATGTTTTGGTCACCTTGTGCTGCACACTGCATTGATCTTATGCTTGAAGATATTGGTAAGATGACAAAGGTAAAAAGGTGCATTGATAAAGCAAAGCAAATAACAAGTTTTATATACAATAGTGACAAAATCGTGAACTTAATGAAAATCTACACAAATGATCGTGAATTGTTGAGACCTGGAATCACTCGCTTTACTACTGAATTTATTTCTTTAGAAAGTCTCGTCCGGTATTGTCAAGATTTGAAGAGATTGTGCACTTCAGTTGAGTGGCATGAGTACAACAATACAAGCAAGAGAAGAAAATATGTCGAAAAAATTACAGCGATcattttggacaaaattttggaAGTCGGCTCGTGATATATGCACATCAATGGAACCTCTCGTCAAAGTTTTGAAGTTGGTTGATCAAGACAATAAGCCAACGCTGTCGATTATATATGAAGCAATGGATAGAGCTAAATTATCTATAAAAGAAAGTGTGAAAGACTGGCAATTGTACTGGGATGTGATTGATGAGCGTTGGTATAATCAATTACACCAACACCTACATGCTGCAGGTAAAATTAGattatatttacaaaaaataaatccaTTGTTGTGGTTATcgttatataattttaaatttgtgtGTTTTTAGCATATTTTCTCAATCCAATGCTCCAATATTCTGGAACATGTGTTTACACTTGTGAAGTAAGACGAGGATTGAAGACAGTAATCAAAAGACTAAAGCCCGATTTAAATACACAAGCTGCAATGATTAATGAGGTAtgatatttataagttttgattaacatattttatatccAGTATACTATAGTTTTTATCAAACATGTTTCACAGATTAAATTGTTTACTGAACAAATTGGAGAGTTTGGATCCCCACTTGCAAAAATGGCGGTTAAAAAAAGTCTTCTAGGTTTGAATTTCTTTATGTTTTTTCATAGATATTAAAGTTATACAATATATATCATATGTTTCATTTCTCAGCTGAATGGTGGAATGAGTATGGTGAAGAAGCTCCCCACCTAAGAAAACTTGCAATTAAAGTTCTTAGTCAAACATGTTCATCTTCTAGTTGTGAGAGAAATTGGAGCACATGTTCTTTAATACATACTAAGCTTCGCAATCGTTTGGCGATTGAAAAATTGCATAAATTGGTATATGTCCATTACAATATGCGGTTAAGAGTACGAAATTTGATGCaaaaatgtaaggaccgtgtatcgtattattgtaaatcttatgtgattatcgataattcatgaatttgatatatgattatgcaattgatgtatattatgacaatgaaattgagaaaatgaatattgaatatgaattgacgttgtaagagctcgagtggagaggccggacaccaatatagtacaaaaattaatatgtgtacagaagatgtggcgcccgggcggtagaaaatgaccgcccgagcgccaaggtatGTAAACTTAGTGTTCGGGCAGAACttgcggcgcccgagcggtaatgttttaccgcccgagcgcggcataAATCAcactcggggacagaatgtctcgcgctcgggcacgagaattctaccgcccgagcgcgtgATCAGTGGGGATAAGAATAActtctttcctttttttcctTCATAATTTCTTTTCAGAAAACTTCGAGGAGAAGTTTGGAATTCGATTTCCTTCGTCCAAATCAACTTCGAAACGCtatctaaacgcgaaacaaattatatatttgtgattgtcgcgtcgagggcttctgactgaggtaattttcttctagttccagcagctctaaatatcaaagtgctgaaatagcctgtatttgaagttgaaattcctgTATGTAGTAGactaaccgacaataaactcatatttgaagtcggaattgaattatgatatgatttggatttgatatgaattttttaagtttcaaatgatatttgaaactcatgttaatgattttggattatgttattgattggaatgagtatgttattgatgtagataaagtgttatatcaatatcttcaggctacatcaactggaaacaaagaattgaggtatgttgcgaccgggtaacatacgacaggtatctgtattatatgatatatgtcggattgatttgattgattggaatgagaatacatgtctatatgccttatttgttgattgatgtggcatacatgacattgagattgagatatcgatgtataaaataaatgttttgttaacacacatcgtttgatgcatacatcgatacatgacatgtacgttgagctatgatccttggataccctgatatgatttgattggattctggggtttgtgaacacaatgctatgtttgatATTATGTGACCCttaaaaacatagacatttgtggccccgatgattggatatgagatttgggatttgatggcgctttgtcgacgttatcatacgagtatcccttatcgaggccggtgtgccagctcgagcattgatttgatagcgattcgattgattctgacatgtgctcagtggatgggcatttgacctgatacctccacgacatacatgcattgcataccatatatcattgtttagatatatgtggtatatatgatggttgttccatacagagctttgctcacccccaaggggggctgttgttgtctttgtgtgtggacaatagcaggtactccaggatatcaggagaccggagagggtacttctggagggagccacagcttgggctgaggttttatgtttatgtcttgttcccagtatatatgtatatgtatctatataccggggcatgtcccgaggatatgagttgtttgtatatgatcggttttgattacgtgtgggcatgtctatgacgtgagattaaatactatttttagtattcaaataaaatgatttgggctcattgtaaagaaaatttaaacccgttttccgctgtaattagttaaccctaatcagattgcattgtaataacgattaggagctaagggccccacacaaaAAGTGGAGATGATGGTTACTATAATCCTATAGATCTTGATCACATATTCAAAGatgatgatattttaaatgaatgGACTAGAGATAATGAACCCTCTGTGTTGCAAGATGATGACTTAGAATGGTTAGATCAAGGTCATGAAATATCAAATGCCCAAGAGAGCAACAAGAACAAAAACAATGAGGGCACCTCAAGATTatcaaaaggaaaaggaaacaTATTAAATGAAAGTGATGAAACTGACAATTACGATAAAAATGACGACAATGATGATAATGGTGATGGGAACAATCGGGAAAGTGGCAAAAAACATGGAGATGCTGATCAAGCATGTCAAGATGATCAATATGATACTGGCATGTCATGGGCACGGGGGAAAGAGAATTATTATGCAACACAAGACACTGATCATGGGTATCGTCCTGGGATAGAAGAACAACGTCGCTTTTTAGCAAGTTTGACAGGGTTCTCGAGTGCTGAAGAAGATGAACATTTTAGTGGATCTTCAGATTCATATATGCGTGTTGAAgaggaaataaaaaaattgggcTTGGGGGGTCACCATCAATTTCAGTTTGGAGATTATTCGAGAAATTACCATTGGAGCTCTCAAGATTTTGGTCGTGGTGCCATTGGATATAATGAACCAGACTTTGGGTATTCTCATTATTATAGCACAAGACATGATGATTTATCATCTCATGATTATGGATCGTCTCAATACACCGGTTCTAGGAATAAtcaatttgagagattttctaaTAGTGGCCGAAATAGATATCATAACCCTCAAGCACCAGCAGCCACTGGTATTAGACATGATGGTCATGGTTCTATATCTTCAAGTGAGGCCAGTAATTCTTTTGGACATCAAGAATTTGGAGACTACCATCGTCGTGACG
This window contains:
- the LOC142518724 gene encoding uncharacterized protein LOC142518724, yielding MAPKLEIGWEFGKSIGGDRKTIQCKLCGKIITGEITRLKQHIAHVAGNVESCTKAPKEISLMFRKHLQDTKNERNLIKKKKEIAINAIQQSIHGLDYCSDSGDDDKFDNTYEKTLQDTENRALRKAMKESRRTRAFEEDMQNRYGSGNVGGSSSSPSANPNLRKQMTRSFSVREGAQLPSKEIDSYMFSSKRKSIKNWFAPEKVKDVGKAISKWFIYNAIPFHAADSGPYYQAMINTIADVGPGVQGPSGRQIGGVFLEEEVEDITIYLNTLKSKWPKYGRTIMCDGWSTRNKHPIINFMIYCDRNMIFHSSVDCTNKRKTADFILSLLNNVIDDIGEENVVHVVTDSESANKAAGQKLMIERPHMFWSPCAAHCIDLMLEDIGKMTKKVSSGIVKI